Proteins found in one Desulfobacterales bacterium genomic segment:
- a CDS encoding sulfide/dihydroorotate dehydrogenase-like FAD/NAD-binding protein — protein MFKIVRREEMAEGTVILNEIDAPLIAKKAKPGQFVILKANETGERIPLTMADTDPQKGTITVIYMVVGKSTAIFKDLAVGDGYMDIIGPLGKPTHLEKVGNVVCVGGGTGVAVLHPITRALKEVGNHVTCIIGARSKELLILEDQMKAASHELQVCTDDGSYGRKGFVTEALKDVLEKNDIQLAVAIGPVPMMKFVSKLTKEYNVKTVVSLNPIMVDGTGMCGCCRVSIGGQTQFACVDGPEFDGHQVDYDELMQRLQAYAEQEKQCYADHQCRMNP, from the coding sequence ATGTTCAAGATAGTCAGACGTGAAGAAATGGCCGAGGGCACCGTGATTTTAAACGAAATCGATGCTCCTCTGATTGCAAAAAAAGCAAAACCCGGACAGTTCGTGATCCTGAAAGCCAACGAAACCGGGGAGCGGATTCCATTGACCATGGCCGATACGGATCCGCAAAAAGGCACCATTACCGTTATTTACATGGTGGTGGGGAAATCAACCGCGATTTTCAAGGACTTGGCGGTGGGTGACGGATACATGGACATCATCGGGCCGTTGGGCAAACCGACCCATCTGGAAAAAGTGGGGAATGTCGTGTGTGTCGGCGGCGGTACCGGCGTGGCGGTGCTGCATCCCATCACGCGCGCCCTTAAAGAAGTCGGTAACCACGTGACCTGCATCATCGGCGCGCGAAGCAAGGAGCTGCTTATTCTGGAAGACCAGATGAAAGCGGCCTCCCATGAATTGCAGGTTTGCACGGACGATGGGTCATACGGCCGCAAGGGTTTTGTGACCGAAGCCCTGAAAGATGTCTTGGAAAAAAATGATATCCAGCTGGCGGTGGCGATCGGTCCGGTTCCCATGATGAAGTTTGTATCCAAACTGACCAAAGAATACAATGTAAAAACCGTTGTCAGCCTGAACCCCATTATGGTAGACGGCACCGGCATGTGCGGCTGCTGCCGGGTATCCATCGGGGGTCAGACCCAGTTTGCCTGTGTGGATGGGCCTGAGTTTGATGGGCACCAGGTCGATTACGATGAGCTGATGCAGCGGCTGCAGGCCTACGCCGAGCAGGAAAAACAGTGCTACGCAGACCATCAGTGTCGCATGAATCCATAG
- a CDS encoding TatD family hydrolase, which produces MKLFDTHCHLDDRAYKNDMDAVVSRAHAAGVLAMMTVGTDKQSSQKAVAMAETIPGLFASVGTHPHDAKDIGKTDLDFMRNLAKSPKVKAWGEIGLDFNRMYSPREIQEDWFVDQLSVADELGLPIIFHERDSDGRLIELLKKHPSSERKGVIHCFSGNENELQQYLEMGFYIGITGILTLKDRGAGLRELSCMIPQDRLVVETDAPYLTPAPEKNHTRRNEPAFVRSVMFKLSQVRGNDPEALASIVWENSCSLYRIPHF; this is translated from the coding sequence ATGAAGCTTTTCGACACCCACTGCCATTTGGACGATCGAGCCTATAAAAACGATATGGATGCTGTCGTCAGCCGGGCCCATGCGGCCGGGGTTCTCGCCATGATGACGGTCGGTACGGATAAACAAAGCTCACAAAAAGCCGTAGCCATGGCTGAAACGATCCCCGGTCTTTTCGCCTCGGTCGGAACGCACCCCCATGACGCCAAAGACATCGGCAAAACCGACCTTGATTTCATGCGCAACCTTGCCAAAAGCCCCAAGGTAAAAGCATGGGGCGAAATCGGCCTGGACTTTAACCGCATGTATTCACCCCGGGAAATTCAGGAAGACTGGTTTGTCGATCAACTTTCAGTCGCCGATGAGTTGGGCCTGCCGATCATCTTTCATGAAAGAGACAGCGATGGCCGGCTGATAGAGCTTTTGAAAAAGCATCCCAGCAGTGAAAGAAAAGGGGTGATTCATTGCTTCAGCGGAAATGAAAATGAGCTGCAGCAATATCTGGAAATGGGATTTTACATCGGAATTACCGGCATCCTGACATTAAAGGACCGGGGCGCCGGCCTGCGGGAACTTTCCTGCATGATTCCCCAGGATCGGCTGGTGGTTGAAACCGATGCGCCCTACCTGACCCCGGCGCCGGAGAAAAACCACACCCGCCGCAATGAACCCGCTTTTGTCAGATCCGTCATGTTCAAGCTATCGCAAGTCAGGGGGAATGACCCTGAAGCCCTGGCTTCTATCGTGTGGGAAAATAGCTGCAGTCTTTATCGTATCCCTCACTTTTAA
- a CDS encoding sulfite exporter TauE/SafE family protein, protein MTLVEVIHSPYFVAVLFFFVAFTYSSVGLGGGSSYTALMALLGFSTQAIPMISLSLNLVVTSVGSYNFIRNKHAKIRLILPFLVSSIPMAYLGGMLKLPKLYFYWILLISLVFVAARIYLWKNPTIPLHIGRTGKIIISICSGSILGLVAGIVGIGGGVYLVPLIIILGLGNEKEAAACGTIFIWLNSLAGLISRFQYNSISLSDYLPLFVAVLLGGSFGSFLGSSKFSPKTMEKILGAIILVAIFFLIRKVLVM, encoded by the coding sequence ATGACACTGGTTGAAGTGATCCATTCGCCGTATTTTGTTGCGGTTTTGTTTTTTTTCGTAGCGTTTACCTATTCTTCAGTGGGTCTCGGCGGGGGGTCTTCCTATACAGCCCTCATGGCCCTGCTGGGTTTCAGCACCCAGGCGATTCCCATGATCTCCCTTTCACTGAATCTGGTGGTTACCTCAGTCGGCAGTTATAATTTTATCCGAAACAAACACGCCAAAATCAGACTGATTTTACCTTTTTTGGTATCTTCGATCCCCATGGCATATTTAGGCGGTATGCTGAAACTGCCGAAGCTTTATTTCTACTGGATCCTGTTAATCTCATTGGTTTTTGTTGCCGCCCGCATCTACCTTTGGAAAAATCCGACCATACCACTCCATATCGGCAGAACTGGAAAAATCATCATTTCAATCTGTTCTGGTTCAATTCTTGGTCTGGTTGCCGGCATCGTCGGGATCGGTGGAGGTGTTTATCTGGTTCCCTTGATCATCATTTTGGGGCTGGGCAATGAAAAAGAAGCGGCAGCGTGCGGAACAATATTTATCTGGCTGAATTCATTAGCCGGACTTATCTCTCGGTTTCAATACAATTCAATCAGCCTGTCGGATTATCTGCCCCTCTTTGTCGCTGTTTTGCTTGGGGGCAGTTTCGGTTCATTTTTGGGATCATCTAAATTTTCCCCTAAAACCATGGAGAAAATTCTTGGGGCAATTATTCTTGTTGCAATCTTTTTTTTAATCCGAAAAGTCCTGGTAATGTGA
- the mobB gene encoding molybdopterin-guanine dinucleotide biosynthesis protein B: MKEIKGKRKQSLKIIEGKTLPPVVAVVGYSGAGKTTYLEKLISTLTQRGLNVGTIKHDVHGFEMDKPGKDTWRHKKAGARTTLISSPFQIGMVRDVDHDHGLDELATLLTGMDFILAEGFKRSSVPKLEIYRPEAYKDPICLNDRNLLALISDAPLDLGVPRYRLGDIDGVAEFLISRFKVAPKAPEIQQEAAL, translated from the coding sequence ATGAAAGAAATAAAAGGAAAACGAAAACAATCCCTTAAGATAATTGAGGGGAAAACATTGCCGCCGGTTGTGGCCGTTGTCGGCTATTCAGGTGCGGGGAAAACCACATATTTAGAAAAACTTATTTCAACGCTTACCCAAAGGGGCCTGAATGTGGGGACCATCAAGCATGATGTCCACGGTTTTGAGATGGACAAACCCGGCAAAGACACCTGGCGGCATAAAAAGGCCGGCGCCAGAACAACCCTGATATCCTCTCCTTTCCAGATCGGAATGGTCCGGGATGTCGACCATGATCACGGCCTGGATGAACTGGCGACGCTTTTAACGGGTATGGACTTCATCCTGGCGGAAGGGTTTAAAAGAAGTTCAGTGCCGAAGCTGGAAATATACAGGCCCGAAGCATATAAAGATCCCATTTGCCTGAATGACCGGAACCTGCTGGCGTTGATCAGCGATGCACCGCTTGATTTGGGGGTTCCCCGCTATAGGCTGGGTGATATCGATGGAGTGGCGGAATTTTTAATCAGTCGTTTCAAAGTGGCGCCGAAAGCTCCAGAAATCCAGCAGGAGGCCGCTTTATAG
- a CDS encoding rhodanese-like domain-containing protein: MKKFVKAAGILVLVLSAAAISFGEAALPKNKQTVLDLYVTAKEVFEKQQITPDNIKIIDVRTPEEYIFIGHVSTAVNIPIEFLEQSWNAEKKRPVMKTNTHFVSDVKKKFSSTDTLYVMCRSGNRSARAINMLAEAGFKSAYNIIGGFEGDKVKDKGSLYNGRRMVNGWKNSEAPWTYKLNPELMYVPGSN; encoded by the coding sequence ATGAAGAAGTTTGTTAAGGCGGCGGGAATCCTTGTTCTGGTATTGAGCGCTGCGGCTATATCTTTTGGAGAGGCAGCGCTCCCAAAGAATAAGCAAACCGTATTGGACTTATATGTGACCGCAAAGGAAGTTTTCGAAAAACAACAAATTACCCCGGACAACATAAAAATCATAGACGTTCGCACGCCGGAGGAATACATTTTTATCGGCCATGTGTCCACGGCGGTCAATATCCCCATAGAATTTTTAGAGCAAAGCTGGAATGCCGAAAAAAAGCGACCGGTCATGAAAACCAATACCCACTTTGTGTCTGACGTGAAAAAGAAGTTCAGCAGTACCGATACGCTTTATGTCATGTGTCGGTCAGGCAATCGGAGCGCACGTGCCATTAACATGCTGGCTGAGGCGGGATTTAAATCGGCATATAATATCATTGGCGGATTCGAAGGGGATAAGGTTAAGGATAAGGGTAGCCTTTATAATGGGAGGCGCATGGTAAACGGCTGGAAAAACTCAGAGGCGCCTTGGACTTATAAGCTTAACCCTGAACTTATGTATGTGCCTGGAAGTAATTGA
- a CDS encoding molybdopterin-binding protein: MLKTIKVEDAVGTKLAHDITEIRPGEFKGPAFRKGHTVCDEDICHLQKLGKNHLYLIDLAEDEIHENEAAAVIAGALAGEGVAWKNKPIEGKIKLVAERDGLFTVNTAALAAFNMVEEVMCATIHSHTLVKKGDLVAATRAIPLVMKKAPIDRAAAIARQNGAVLSVQELKRARVGLVITGSEVYHRLIEDRFAPILTRKVNDLGSEVAGVEFAPDDADMISQAIKSFLKRGCDLILLSGGMSVDPDDVTRHGIRLAGATEFNYGAAALPGAMFLMAYLGDVPLLGVPACGLHHRITVLDLILPRILAGERIGKAELAFLGHGGLCRDCPECSYPHCPFGKGM, encoded by the coding sequence GTGTTAAAAACCATAAAAGTTGAAGACGCAGTGGGCACGAAACTGGCTCACGATATCACGGAAATTCGCCCCGGGGAGTTCAAGGGTCCCGCTTTTCGCAAAGGCCATACCGTCTGTGATGAAGATATCTGCCATCTTCAAAAACTGGGGAAAAACCACCTCTATCTCATCGATCTTGCCGAAGATGAAATACATGAGAACGAAGCCGCCGCAGTTATAGCCGGGGCACTTGCAGGAGAGGGGGTTGCCTGGAAGAACAAACCGATCGAAGGAAAAATAAAGCTGGTTGCGGAAAGAGACGGTTTGTTTACGGTAAACACGGCTGCCCTGGCCGCATTCAATATGGTGGAAGAAGTCATGTGTGCGACCATTCACAGCCATACATTGGTTAAAAAAGGAGATCTTGTTGCCGCAACCCGAGCCATTCCACTGGTTATGAAAAAAGCTCCTATCGACCGTGCAGCAGCCATCGCCCGCCAGAATGGGGCGGTGTTGTCGGTTCAAGAATTGAAACGTGCCAGGGTGGGCCTCGTGATTACAGGCAGCGAAGTATATCATCGGCTGATTGAGGATCGATTTGCCCCGATTTTAACCCGGAAAGTGAATGATTTGGGGTCTGAAGTTGCGGGTGTGGAATTCGCACCGGACGATGCCGATATGATCAGTCAGGCCATTAAATCTTTTCTTAAGCGGGGATGCGATTTAATATTGTTGAGCGGAGGCATGAGTGTCGATCCGGATGATGTCACCCGTCACGGAATTCGATTGGCCGGGGCAACCGAATTCAACTATGGCGCGGCCGCCCTGCCCGGAGCTATGTTTTTAATGGCATACCTGGGAGACGTGCCGTTACTGGGCGTGCCGGCATGTGGTCTTCATCATCGGATTACAGTGCTGGATCTGATATTGCCGCGGATTCTGGCTGGAGAGCGGATCGGAAAGGCTGAACTGGCCTTTCTGGGCCATGGGGGATTATGCCGCGACTGTCCGGAATGCAGTTACCCTCACTGTCCATTCGGTAAGGGCATGTAA
- a CDS encoding carboxymuconolactone decarboxylase family protein, with product MYLPKTFENFSNKFPEILKDYQQLGKTCRSAGPLDQKSQDLIKLGIAVGANAKGAVMSHTRKALTSGATHDEIIHAVLLSLTTTGFPNMIAAMGWVEAVLNENP from the coding sequence ATGTATTTACCGAAAACATTCGAAAACTTTTCTAACAAATTTCCTGAAATTTTAAAAGATTATCAGCAATTGGGAAAGACCTGCCGGTCGGCCGGACCGTTGGATCAGAAAAGCCAGGATCTGATCAAGCTCGGCATCGCCGTTGGCGCAAATGCCAAGGGCGCTGTCATGTCGCATACCAGAAAAGCATTGACATCAGGCGCCACACACGATGAAATCATCCATGCGGTTTTATTATCGCTAACGACCACCGGCTTTCCGAACATGATCGCTGCGATGGGATGGGTCGAAGCGGTTCTGAATGAGAATCCTTAA
- a CDS encoding tetrathionate reductase family octaheme c-type cytochrome, which translates to MSLKMTPRKIGFLVATVILVAAALYLTLAVTVFKSRTRIDDFVSTTSRVAPPTAPRPWEARQSAAVHRSDEVVPLVKEVLRETLSQRRARLGVKALQLEEIKFSYFLLNNPIIKAEENLYGTVRFMHKKHAALLNDCTICHHYRPADSAAPEATRCSACHQTAFNPELPGRIGLKGAHHRQCMGCHKEWNKGPVGCTDCHAKNVPAHSELIKLTGKPEPTKVTRECLRCHDAQANEMLTSTHWLWKGPSAFTEGEEKRIDLGKATKTINNFCINVASNWPRCTNCHAGYGWRDASFDFNDKTRIDCLICHDTTGTYKKDPQGAGMPAANVDLIKVANNVGKPSRKTCGECHFSGGGEDPVKHGRLNPSLDFHSTTSDVHMGGLGFQCHECHKTRNHKITGRSLTLPVAEGGRSCEDCHTAAPHNGGGFLNHHLNRHTEHLACMTCHNPVYAMHNPTKAFWDWSTAGDKQRRVKKNKFGIPDYNWRYGDITWEKSAQPAYAWYNGKVRRHILGDKINTKGVTLLTEPVGDINDPKSRIYPFKVMDGIQAADTVNNYLLVPHLFGPGGYWEDLDWQKAFADGTEAAGLSYSGQYKWVKTRMYLGLTHEVVAKKFALSCVQCHASLTTERSCGRCHQDKREVDFKKLAFQGIDFKLVHRHEGDNQDWLNRTNYIDFEQLGYKGDPIEFGGRFKKLPLGWRSALKKE; encoded by the coding sequence ATGAGCCTGAAGATGACACCAAGAAAGATAGGTTTTTTAGTGGCGACAGTGATTTTGGTTGCGGCAGCACTGTATTTGACCCTTGCCGTTACTGTATTCAAAAGCAGAACCCGAATCGATGATTTCGTCTCGACCACATCTCGTGTGGCTCCACCCACCGCACCCCGCCCTTGGGAAGCTCGGCAAAGTGCGGCCGTCCATCGATCTGACGAGGTGGTTCCCCTCGTCAAGGAAGTGCTCAGGGAAACCCTTTCCCAGCGGAGAGCCCGCCTTGGCGTTAAAGCGCTGCAGCTCGAAGAGATAAAATTCAGCTACTTCCTCCTGAACAATCCGATCATTAAGGCGGAAGAAAACCTCTATGGCACCGTTCGGTTTATGCACAAAAAACACGCAGCGCTTCTCAACGATTGCACTATCTGTCATCATTACCGACCGGCGGATTCTGCGGCACCGGAAGCTACCCGGTGTTCCGCATGTCACCAGACCGCTTTTAACCCCGAGTTGCCCGGGAGAATCGGACTCAAGGGCGCTCATCACCGGCAGTGCATGGGCTGTCACAAGGAATGGAATAAGGGACCAGTAGGCTGCACCGATTGCCACGCCAAGAATGTTCCGGCCCACAGCGAGTTGATCAAGCTCACAGGGAAACCCGAACCCACAAAGGTGACCAGGGAGTGCCTCCGCTGCCATGATGCTCAGGCTAACGAGATGCTTACCAGTACCCACTGGTTGTGGAAAGGGCCTTCCGCATTCACCGAGGGTGAAGAAAAGCGAATTGACCTTGGCAAAGCCACCAAAACCATCAACAATTTCTGTATAAACGTCGCCAGCAATTGGCCCCGTTGCACCAACTGCCATGCCGGCTACGGCTGGAGGGATGCTTCTTTTGACTTCAACGACAAAACCAGAATTGACTGCCTTATATGCCACGACACCACGGGGACTTATAAGAAAGATCCTCAAGGCGCCGGTATGCCGGCTGCCAACGTGGATCTTATAAAGGTAGCCAATAACGTGGGTAAGCCCAGCCGAAAGACCTGCGGCGAGTGTCACTTCTCAGGCGGCGGCGAAGATCCGGTCAAGCACGGCAGGCTCAATCCCTCTCTCGATTTTCACTCCACAACCAGTGACGTCCATATGGGCGGCCTCGGCTTCCAGTGTCATGAATGCCATAAGACCCGTAATCACAAGATTACCGGGCGCAGCCTCACCCTGCCGGTGGCCGAAGGGGGCCGATCCTGCGAGGATTGTCATACCGCCGCTCCGCACAATGGCGGGGGATTTTTAAACCATCATCTCAATCGCCATACCGAACACCTGGCCTGCATGACCTGTCACAATCCCGTATATGCCATGCATAATCCCACCAAGGCTTTCTGGGATTGGTCCACCGCCGGGGATAAACAGCGCAGGGTCAAGAAAAATAAGTTCGGTATACCGGATTACAATTGGCGCTATGGTGACATTACCTGGGAGAAGAGTGCACAACCCGCCTACGCCTGGTACAACGGCAAGGTCAGGCGCCATATTCTGGGGGACAAGATCAACACCAAGGGAGTAACGTTACTCACCGAGCCTGTAGGTGATATTAACGATCCCAAATCAAGGATTTATCCATTTAAGGTCATGGACGGTATACAAGCGGCTGACACAGTGAACAATTACCTGCTTGTCCCGCACCTGTTTGGCCCCGGCGGCTACTGGGAAGACTTGGACTGGCAAAAAGCTTTTGCGGATGGCACGGAGGCTGCCGGGCTTTCCTATAGCGGCCAGTACAAATGGGTAAAGACCCGGATGTATCTGGGCTTGACCCACGAGGTTGTGGCCAAAAAGTTCGCTCTATCCTGTGTCCAGTGCCATGCAAGCCTGACGACCGAGCGGTCGTGCGGGCGATGTCACCAAGACAAGCGCGAGGTGGATTTCAAGAAACTCGCCTTTCAGGGCATCGACTTTAAGCTTGTTCACCGCCATGAAGGCGACAACCAGGATTGGCTTAATCGTACCAACTATATCGATTTCGAGCAGCTTGGCTACAAGGGCGATCCTATTGAATTTGGGGGACGCTTTAAAAAACTGCCTTTGGGTTGGCGTTCGGCTTTGAAAAAGGAGTGA
- the hybB gene encoding Ni/Fe-hydrogenase cytochrome b subunit — protein MSAHTKPAPIEEKFWTPGVFVMVAFMLTGVLFLIARYIGGLAAVTNLDDTHPWGLWIGIDVATGVALAAGGFTTAALAHIFGRRQYEAVTRPALLTAMLGYTFVSLSLIVDIGRSWAIWHPAVYWQKDSVLFEVAMCVMIYLHVLYIEFIPIVVQHFKGMISLPGRLSILDSVFEGLLGLADRILDKVMWVFIIAGVVLSCMHQSGLGSLMLIAPTKLHPLWYTPLLPLFFLTSAIAVGYPMVVFETTLASSSLGLKDEMDILVPLSRVTIFLLGIYMGIKIGDMLVRGTYVYLLDGTVQSKAFIVEMLVGVIIPWFMLLTPGLLHSRRTLFIASTLIIVGVALNRVNVFLVGFQPPYAETSYFPAIGEMAITAGFISALIFIYLVCVTYLPVLSPQDQEVIP, from the coding sequence ATGAGTGCACATACAAAACCTGCACCGATTGAGGAAAAGTTCTGGACGCCCGGAGTCTTTGTCATGGTGGCCTTCATGCTAACCGGTGTTCTTTTTTTAATCGCCCGCTATATCGGTGGCCTGGCGGCTGTGACCAATCTGGATGACACGCATCCCTGGGGATTGTGGATCGGTATCGATGTGGCCACCGGCGTAGCTCTGGCCGCTGGGGGATTTACCACCGCCGCCCTGGCACACATCTTCGGACGGCGTCAATATGAGGCGGTAACCAGGCCGGCTCTTTTGACCGCCATGCTGGGTTATACCTTTGTTTCATTGAGCCTTATCGTCGATATTGGACGCTCCTGGGCCATCTGGCACCCGGCGGTCTACTGGCAGAAGGACTCGGTTCTCTTTGAAGTGGCCATGTGCGTCATGATTTATCTGCACGTGTTGTATATTGAATTTATTCCGATTGTAGTGCAGCACTTCAAAGGAATGATTTCCCTGCCGGGACGACTATCAATTCTTGATAGTGTTTTTGAAGGTTTACTGGGGTTAGCGGATCGAATACTGGACAAGGTTATGTGGGTTTTTATTATTGCCGGGGTTGTGCTCTCCTGTATGCACCAGTCGGGACTGGGATCCCTCATGTTAATCGCCCCGACAAAGCTGCATCCCCTTTGGTACACCCCTCTCCTGCCTTTGTTTTTTCTCACTTCGGCCATTGCCGTGGGCTACCCCATGGTGGTTTTTGAAACCACCCTGGCCTCAAGCTCCCTGGGGCTGAAAGATGAGATGGACATCTTGGTTCCACTTAGCCGAGTCACGATTTTTCTTTTGGGAATCTATATGGGTATCAAGATAGGCGACATGTTGGTCCGGGGGACCTATGTTTACCTTCTTGACGGAACGGTTCAGAGTAAAGCTTTCATAGTGGAGATGCTTGTGGGGGTTATCATCCCCTGGTTTATGCTCCTGACTCCGGGCTTACTTCATTCCCGACGTACTCTTTTCATTGCCAGCACCCTCATCATAGTAGGGGTTGCCCTAAACCGGGTAAACGTTTTTCTGGTAGGCTTTCAGCCTCCATATGCTGAAACGTCCTATTTCCCCGCTATTGGTGAAATGGCGATCACGGCCGGATTTATTTCAGCCCTTATATTTATCTATCTAGTTTGTGTCACCTACCTGCCGGTGCTCAGTCCTCAGGATCAGGAGGTTATTCCATGA
- a CDS encoding 4Fe-4S dicluster domain-containing protein, whose product MNINRRFFLGIAGTMVGGALAVGPKKARAVRKPKAPSDPYGCLVDLTACVGCRKCEQACNRVNGLPAPQISFDDPRVLEHKRRPNATAYTVVNRHYTGKLDERNLLIPTFVKVQCMHCQDPACVSACIVGALTKKDNGAVHYDVSKCMGCRYCMVACPFQIPAYDYHDPLTPEVRKCSFCYDRISKEGGKPACAAICPVEALTFGKRSQIIDIARRRIKNDPGRYLNRLYGEYEVGGTSWLYISGEPFEKLGFLDLPSRPIPHLAESIQQGLFSYLWAPLSLFAILGGCMWTFNRKQTKENPEPERMEDNS is encoded by the coding sequence ATGAATATCAACAGACGTTTTTTTCTGGGGATAGCCGGTACCATGGTGGGCGGAGCCCTGGCCGTCGGGCCGAAAAAAGCCCGGGCCGTCCGTAAGCCCAAAGCCCCGTCAGACCCTTACGGATGCCTGGTGGACCTTACCGCGTGCGTTGGTTGTCGTAAATGCGAGCAAGCCTGCAATCGGGTCAATGGTCTGCCTGCTCCCCAGATTTCATTTGATGATCCGCGCGTTCTGGAGCACAAACGCAGGCCGAATGCCACAGCCTACACCGTGGTAAACCGCCACTATACGGGCAAACTTGACGAGCGAAACCTGTTGATACCGACCTTTGTCAAGGTTCAATGCATGCACTGCCAGGACCCGGCCTGTGTATCTGCCTGCATTGTGGGGGCCTTGACAAAAAAGGATAACGGTGCGGTCCACTACGACGTCTCCAAGTGTATGGGCTGCCGCTACTGTATGGTGGCCTGCCCCTTTCAGATCCCCGCCTATGACTATCATGATCCGCTCACCCCGGAGGTGCGAAAGTGTAGTTTTTGCTATGACCGGATCAGCAAGGAGGGAGGAAAACCGGCCTGCGCCGCCATTTGCCCGGTTGAGGCGCTTACCTTCGGCAAGCGCAGTCAGATCATTGATATCGCCCGCCGGCGGATCAAGAATGATCCGGGCCGCTATCTGAATCGACTTTACGGGGAATACGAAGTGGGTGGCACTTCCTGGCTCTACATTTCCGGAGAACCTTTCGAAAAGCTGGGTTTTCTGGATCTGCCGTCCCGTCCTATACCCCATCTTGCCGAAAGCATCCAACAGGGGTTATTCAGCTATCTGTGGGCGCCACTGAGTCTGTTCGCTATTCTGGGAGGCTGCATGTGGACCTTTAACCGCAAACAGACCAAAGAGAACCCGGAGCCTGAAAGAATGGAGGACAACTCATGA
- a CDS encoding cytochrome b/b6 domain-containing protein — MKRIKRFTPTQRVFHLVLMLSFSVQSATGLGRMYGETHWGHFLASFFGGYSGVLNVHKLVGIFMLAAFFVHVFYVFIKIDWRGFPKSVYGPDSLLPRWEDIGQVLQHLGWILGLKEAPRFDRWAYWEKFDYWAVFWGICILGGTGLILYSPVTSSRYMPGWVLNVLLWIHRIEAILAMGHVFIIHFFIGHLRRHNFPMDLVMFEGSVDLEKVSHERPAWVARLEKQGTLASNLVKSAPVAFRVTYYVFGFSMIIGCVYLLVNGIVNASGLLK; from the coding sequence ATGAAACGAATTAAGCGTTTTACTCCCACTCAGCGCGTATTCCACCTCGTTCTGATGCTCAGTTTCTCTGTCCAATCAGCGACAGGGCTGGGCCGGATGTACGGTGAGACTCATTGGGGACATTTTCTGGCATCATTTTTCGGAGGTTATTCCGGAGTGCTCAATGTCCATAAGTTGGTCGGCATTTTTATGTTGGCGGCGTTTTTTGTTCACGTATTTTACGTTTTTATCAAAATCGATTGGCGCGGGTTTCCCAAAAGCGTTTATGGTCCCGATTCTCTGCTTCCCAGATGGGAAGATATCGGACAGGTGCTTCAGCATCTCGGCTGGATTTTAGGGTTGAAAGAAGCGCCACGATTTGACCGCTGGGCGTATTGGGAAAAATTCGACTACTGGGCTGTTTTTTGGGGCATCTGCATTCTTGGCGGAACCGGCTTGATTCTGTACAGCCCTGTGACATCCAGCCGTTACATGCCCGGTTGGGTGCTTAACGTTCTCTTGTGGATCCACCGCATTGAAGCGATCCTGGCCATGGGCCATGTCTTCATCATACATTTTTTTATCGGCCATCTCAGGCGACACAACTTTCCGATGGATCTGGTCATGTTCGAGGGGAGCGTTGATCTTGAAAAGGTCAGCCATGAACGACCGGCTTGGGTGGCGCGTCTGGAAAAACAGGGAACCCTGGCGAGTAATCTGGTCAAAAGCGCACCGGTGGCTTTTCGCGTCACATATTATGTTTTCGGGTTTTCCATGATTATCGGTTGTGTCTATCTTTTGGTCAACGGCATCGTCAATGCAAGCGGTTTGCTGAAATGA